A region from the Campylobacter subantarcticus LMG 24377 genome encodes:
- a CDS encoding sigma factor-like helix-turn-helix DNA-binding protein yields the protein MNFEEIARELNISRVRVGQIYKSALKKLAHPKNKEKWREIMDALEALEEQRVKKENLMQGERK from the coding sequence ATGAATTTTGAAGAAATAGCTAGGGAATTAAATATCTCAAGAGTTAGAGTTGGACAAATATATAAATCTGCCTTAAAAAAGCTAGCTCATCCAAAAAACAAAGAAAAATGGAGAGAGATTATGGATGCCTTAGAAGCTTTAGAAGAGCAAAGAGTAAAAAAAGAAAATTTAATGCAAGGAGAAAGAAAATGA
- a CDS encoding DUF4406 domain-containing protein, whose amino-acid sequence MAIVYIASPYKALAVRESQRKAWAISIATQECLKIMRECEGFTPVSPILQFSYLDEEKHREIALKMGLELLKASDYIYMSTHEDAKYSQGMQEELALAKKLGIKELTLDLPL is encoded by the coding sequence ATGGCAATAGTTTATATAGCTTCCCCTTATAAAGCTTTAGCTGTAAGAGAAAGTCAAAGAAAAGCGTGGGCTATTAGCATAGCAACGCAAGAATGCTTAAAAATCATGCGTGAATGTGAAGGCTTTACACCTGTTTCACCTATTTTACAATTTAGCTATTTAGATGAAGAAAAACACAGAGAAATAGCTTTAAAAATGGGATTAGAGCTTTTAAAAGCAAGTGATTATATTTATATGAGTACTCATGAAGATGCTAAGTATTCACAAGGTATGCAAGAAGAATTAGCATTAGCTAAAAAGCTTGGCATTAAAGAATTAACATTGGATTTGCCCTTATAA
- a CDS encoding host-nuclease inhibitor Gam family protein, producing MEIKSFEDVNLALKKIAELSVKIEKINGDVTLACNEIKEAHAGKIKVLNDELKYMEQCISTFCENNKHEFAEKRSKEFTFGKIGYRISESVPLPRVKEKLEALVKAFKSYGLNECISYKEELNKDAIVGLEDSTLVKLGLKRVVKDNFRIEPRIESLEIEK from the coding sequence ATGGAAATAAAAAGTTTTGAAGATGTCAATTTAGCACTTAAAAAAATAGCTGAACTTAGTGTAAAGATAGAAAAGATTAATGGTGATGTAACTTTAGCTTGTAATGAGATTAAAGAAGCTCATGCGGGTAAAATTAAAGTTTTAAACGATGAGCTTAAATATATGGAACAATGTATTAGCACCTTTTGTGAAAACAACAAGCATGAATTTGCTGAAAAAAGATCTAAAGAATTTACCTTTGGAAAAATTGGTTATCGAATAAGCGAGAGTGTGCCTTTACCAAGAGTAAAAGAAAAGCTAGAAGCTCTTGTAAAAGCTTTTAAAAGTTATGGGCTTAATGAATGTATTAGCTACAAAGAAGAGCTTAATAAAGATGCTATTGTAGGGCTTGAAGATAGTACTTTAGTAAAGCTTGGTCTTAAAAGGGTGGTAAAAGATAATTTTAGAATAGAACCTCGTATTGAAAGTTTGGAGATTGAAAAATGA
- a CDS encoding AAA domain protein: MDLAQQTKRFLNTQNISQNNLADRLGINKSYMVGYMKEGSAYKYATKVEPLLEKYIKSFVEEKSIKELQTPFIVTKDVKAINVTIENAMCNREMGVIIGEAGTGKSRAIKEYANKNGTRVVLFEATTETSKRMLLSGLENKLNVCFKGSLDDKIRGIASELSRTSKVLIIDESEHLPFRALECLRRIYDFSNTALILVGTKKLKNNLTGVGRNDYNEYGQLSSRIGAKWELKGLCYQNKEGLKNDDLKALCDYFSLVDKKAIDLVFNLARGNFRKSEKLLKRASDFADGKSIEIKHIEAAAGYLLLG; the protein is encoded by the coding sequence ATGGATTTAGCCCAACAAACAAAGAGATTTTTAAATACACAAAACATCTCTCAAAACAACTTAGCTGATCGCTTAGGTATTAATAAAAGCTATATGGTTGGATACATGAAAGAAGGTAGTGCTTATAAATATGCTACTAAAGTAGAACCATTGCTTGAAAAGTATATAAAAAGCTTCGTAGAAGAAAAGAGCATTAAAGAACTACAAACACCTTTTATAGTTACAAAAGATGTAAAAGCAATTAATGTAACTATAGAAAATGCTATGTGTAATCGTGAAATGGGGGTTATCATAGGCGAAGCAGGAACTGGTAAAAGCCGAGCTATTAAAGAATATGCTAATAAAAATGGCACAAGGGTAGTTTTGTTTGAAGCTACTACTGAAACTAGCAAAAGAATGCTTTTAAGCGGTCTTGAAAACAAACTTAATGTGTGTTTTAAAGGCTCACTTGATGATAAGATTAGAGGCATAGCTAGTGAGTTATCAAGAACTTCAAAAGTTTTAATTATAGATGAGAGCGAACACTTACCTTTTAGAGCACTTGAGTGCTTAAGACGCATATATGATTTTTCAAACACTGCTTTGATTTTAGTAGGAACTAAAAAACTTAAAAACAATCTTACAGGTGTTGGTAGAAATGATTATAACGAATATGGACAGCTTAGCTCTAGAATTGGTGCAAAATGGGAGTTAAAAGGACTTTGCTATCAAAACAAAGAGGGCTTAAAAAATGATGATTTAAAAGCTCTTTGTGATTATTTTTCCTTAGTAGATAAAAAAGCAATAGATTTGGTTTTTAATCTAGCTAGAGGTAATTTTAGAAAAAGCGAAAAGCTTTTAAAAAGAGCTAGTGATTTTGCTGATGGTAAAAGTATAGAAATAAAGCATATTGAAGCTGCAGCTGGATATTTACTATTAGGTTAA